AATAACCCTGGATATGGTTTTCCAGGTCCTGTAAAATCTTATTTACGTCGTTTTTGTTTTCGCTCATTATCTGCAAATTCCAAGTCTATGGTTCTTCTGTCAATATCTGTAGCAACTACCCTGACCATCACTTTGTCACCCAAAGTGATGATTTTTTTATTTCGGCTACCTATCAGGCGCATATTTTTTTCGTCAAAATCGTAATAGTCATCATTCATCTCCGATACTTTTACCAAACCTTCACATTTGGTTTCTGTAATTTCCACATATACGCCCCATTCTGTCACACCCGTAATGATGCCCTCGTAATCTTTTTCTTCGGCCAGGGACATGTATTCAACCTGTTTGTACTTGATGGAAGCTCTTTCAGAATCAGCGGCCCTCTTCTCCCTTTCAGAAGAATGGATACATTTTTCTTCCCAGGCCTCTGGGTCAGGTGATTTTCCGCCATCCAGGTAATGCTGCAATAACCTATGTACCATCATGTCAGGATACCTTCGGATTGGGGAAGTAAAGTGGGTGTAATGTTTGAATGCAAGGCCAAAGTGCCCTTTTGGCTCAGTGGTATATTTTGCCTTTGCCATGCTCCGGATGGCCAATTGTTCGAGTATATTTTGTTCAGGTTTGCCAACAATCTCATCCATTAACTGATTCAGAACTTTTGAAATTTTGGTGCCTTCTGAAATTTTAATGTCGTGTCCGAATTTTTTGGCAAAATTGGAGAAGGTCTCCAACTTTTCGATATCCGGATAATCATGAATTCTATATACAAAAGTATCCTTCCCTTTGTTTCGATTATAGATGAATTCTGCCACAGTTCTATTGGCAAGTAACATGAATTCTTCGATCAATTTATGGATATCCTTTCTCTCTTTGACCATTAAGCCTAAAGGTTTTCCCTTTTCATCCAATTTGAATTTCACCTCTACAGTTTCAAAGTTGATGGCCCCCTTGTCAAATCTCCTTTTTCTTAATTTTTTTGCCAGTTCGTTGAGTAGCGTGAGTTCCTGATAAAAATCCCCGGCTTGGTTGTCGATGTTTTCCTGGGCTTCTTCATAGGCAAACCTTCTATTGGAATGTGTGACAGTCCTGCCGATCCAATAGTTAAGGACATCTGCATTTTCGTCCATCTCAAAAACACAGGAGAATGTAAGTTTATCTTCATTGGGCCTTAGGGAACAAAGTCCGTTGCTCAACCTTTCCGGAAGCATGGGAATCGTCCTGTCCACTAAGTAAACGGAAGTAGCCCTATCATAAGCCTCCTGCTCTAATTTTGTTTTGGGTTTGACATAATGGGTGACATCTGCGATATGGACACCAATTTCAAAATTACCGTTTTCCAGTTTCCTGTATGAAATGGCATCATCAAAGTCTTTGGCATCAACCGGGTCAATGGTAAAAGTAGGAACTTCCCGCATGTCCCTGCGGTTTTTGATTTCTTCCAGAGGAATTTCATCAGGAATTGCTTCGGCTTCTGCCACTGGTTCCTGGGGATATTCAAATGGTAGCCCAAATTCAGCCATAATGGAATGAATTTCTACTTCATGCTCCCCAGCTTTTCCAAGGACCCGGACGATCTTTCCTGTAGGGTTTTTGTCTTCCTCCCTCCATTCAGTAATCTTGACGACCACCTTTTGGTTGTGCTCTGCCCCTTTGAGGTCCCCTTTGTGGACAAATACATCATGGTGCATTTTTTTAAAATCCGGGACCACGAAGGCGAACCTTGGAGATATTTCAACCCTTCCTACAAATTCATCTCTCAGCCTTTGTACGATTTCTAAGACTTTCCCCTCTATTCTTCCGGAACTTCCTTTGGAAGGATAAACCATGACCCTTACTCTATCGCCGTCGAGGGCATGTTTGAGATCGGCCTCCTTGACCAAAATATCTTCCTCCATATCATATTTAGCATCAGGACGGATATAGGCAAATCGTGGATTGACATAATCCACTTCGCCCTCAATGAATTCAGGTTCTTTGATGGACGCAAAATAGTTTCTTGGACTTTTTGAAATGGAGCCGGCTGCTGCAAGTTTGTGCATGACCGGTTCCACAGCCCCTTTGGTAAGGGAGTCTCTGATTTCTAGTTTCTTGATGATCTGTTTGGCATTGAATTCCTTGCCAAAATTATTATCCAAAAAGTTGAGGATTTTTCTTGCCAACTGGGCAGAGTCCATGATCTTTCCTCCTTTTTTCTTTCCCTGTTGGCCTCTGTTGTTTGATTTTCTTCCCATAAAAATGAGTGTTTGTTTTTTCTTTTAATATAATGATTGTTTTAGCCTAACGGTAAAAAAATCCGCTGGACTTTTGTGATTTTTGGTGATTAAGTGTTTTTGCGTGTTCAATTTATCGGGATTGTAGAGGTTAAAAGAATTAAGCAATTTTCCTTTTCATCCCAAAGTTGAAAAACTTTATCCTAAAATCTAAAAGGATAACGGAAAGAAAATAGTTCCATCAATTTGCGGTAAACAAATGGTAAACTAAGCGTTATTGTGTATTTTAGGGAAATGGAAATTTTATGGGCCGATTTTTATTATATTGTTTGATCAGTTTTTTGGTTCATGCCACCCGGGCTCAAAGCGTTGAAGGCGTTTTTTGCGGAAACTTGGATGGGAATACTTATGTGCTGAAAATCAGAGAGCAGGGAGGAATTCTGATGGGGGAGTGGTTTGATGAGTCCCTTTCCCAAAAGGATTTTATTGGCAAAAAGCAGGAAAATGGCTTTAAAGGTATCCTTGATAAGGAAGGAGAGGAACAGGAAGTTGAAGCGACCATTTTTAAGAAAAAACTGCAAATGGTTTTTGTAGAGAGCGGAAAAGGGATCAAAATGGAAAGGATATCCAAAAGTTTGGATTATGATTTTTCAAAAATTTTCCCAGAAGCCAATAAATCATTAAGGAACCGTATCATAGGAGTTTGGATTCTCAAAGAGCGGTACAGAGTTGAAAATGGTCAAAAAATATATTCAGAAGAGACTGGTAAAGATTACCTGACCAGTATAAATCCCGATGGGAAATATCTTTTGGATATTAGGGGAATAAGGGATGTTGATGAAAAAATGGCCCGTGAATTGAATATTCCTCCCCAGCACCGTTTGAAGGCATCTGATCTTTTTGAAATGTCACAGATGCTTTCCTGGGAATTGGTAGGAAATAATATTAAAGTTTTTCCAACACAGGCAATTCCCGGGAAAAATGTTGAAATATTGAAAAGCATTGAATTCAAGGATCAGAACCTGGTTCTTACCGAGGTGGTGAAAGGTTGGGTTGAAGTGTATGAAAGAAAAAAATAAAGCCCTATTTAGAAGGTGTGATAAAAAAAAGCTCCGGATTTCCGGAGCTTTTTTTTATGCAAGCGGAGGTATTCTTAAGACCTGGCCTGGATAGATTTTATCCGGATGTGTCAACATCGGCTTATTGGCTTCAAAAATGATCATGTACTTATTAGGATCACCATAGAATTTTTTAGAAATTTTGGAGAGGTTGTCACCGCTTACCACAGTATGAAACTGTGCTTGGGGAGCGGGTTCAATTACTTGCATTTTATTTTCTACCTGATCCACGCCTTCTACGTTTCCAATTGCCAAAACGATTTTTTCGGCATGTTCCTGTTTTTCCACTTCTCCTTCAGCGGTTACCATGTTATCTTTGACGCTGATTTTAAGTCTTTTAAATGGAAGACCCAAGCTTTTTACATGTTCAAGTAAAGCAGCTGCTCTGATGGTAGGAATTTCTTCCTTAGGAGCTTCTTTTTCTTTTTTACCGAAAATTTTCTCCCCGGCACCTTTGATAAATGAGAATATACCCATGGTTTTAGTTGTTTTTTAATGATGATAATTTTACTGTTTACTTAATTAAAAATACGAAAAAAAGACGGATAAGTGGTTGAAATCCATATGTTATTCAACTGGTTTTTACATGATTGTTGTCATTTTATTTGATGTTGTTTATTCAGTTCGGCTTGTCTTCGGATTAATTCCTTAGTCTTTAGGAATGCCTTATTTAATTCTTTTAAATCCAAGGGGAATAGTTTAAAAATCGGCACAATTCACAAAAGACTTTAGGCTATGTTTAACATCAGGTAAAAATGCTGTATCTCGAAAGTTCGGTTGCGTACATTTATATGGAAATCAATGTTTTACTTTCAAAAACAATTCAAGATTCAGCAATAAAAACACTGAAATAACATCTTATCAAGTTTAAGTTAAAAACAAATAAACTTTGAAAAAGCATAGATTAAATTTTGAAATTGCAGACACGTAACTTTTAAATTTTATAAAATCAATGGCCGATTTTAACCAGAAGGTTCTGCATCCTTATTGATTACCTGCACTTCCATATCGGGGGGAAGTCCTTGAAAAGCCATGTAAACCTGGGCAGTTACCCATACGTCCCTGAGGCAGTATTCCCGGATTCCCTGAAGATTCCCCTGAAGGTAATAAGCTTCATTGACCTGTGAGCCATCAATACTTTCTTTCGAGGTTGGGATATCAAAAATGGCAGCCAAAAGTTCCAGTCTGGTGTAATGCTTATAATCTCCAAACTTCCATAACTCCAAAGTATCCAAATGGCGCAATTCCCATGGTTTTTTGCCTGCTATTTGCAAGGGTTCTGGAAGGGGTAGACGGTTGACTAAAATTCTTCGGCTTAAATATGGAAAATCAAATTCTTTGCCATTATGGGCACAGAGAATCCAGGGCTTTTTTCCCAGAAGTTGGACAAAACCTTCTAGGGTGTCATATTCATTGTCTGCGCAGAAGCTTTTGGTGCGGAATTCCAGTTTGCCACTTTCTTCCATAAAATGAAAATAACCTACCCCGATGCAGATTACTTTTCCAAATTCAGCATAGATACCTGCTTTATTGAAAAATAGGGAACCGGGTTCAATTTCTTCTGCTTTGGACTTGATGTGGTTTTCTTTTTTAAGCCATTCTGATTTCATCCTTTCTGGAAGTGAAGAAAAATCCGCTTCCAAAGAGGCTGTTTCAATATCTAAAAAAAGGATGTTCTCCAGTCCGTTAAAAAAGGCCGACATAAAACTAAAGTTAGGTAAAGGCTGAATTGACTTGAGATATACTTCCTACTGGAAGACCTTTTCTACCGTCTTCTACAGCTTTTTTTCCCTTTAATATAAGCCTCTATCACTGAATCTCCAATTTCAATATACTTTTTAATCGGATGAATCAAGAATGGATAATGCCTTCCAAACCCAATTCAGGAATGTACTGTATGTTCTTTTCGTTGACAGTGTTGGCTTTGAACACAAACTTCTTGTCAAAAATCTGATCCAAAATATAGTAACTTAACCAATATTCATTGTTCAATACGAAAAGTTCAGGGTCTATGGGCTCAATTTTGGCAATGGATTCAGCGCCTAATTCTTTGATCATATGCCTTAAGACAGAGGTTTTCTTTTCTTCCCCTTCTATTGTCCCATATCCCTTTGATGTAATCATCACTGTATTGAGTTCGATCAAATTAAGATTGACGATATAAACAGCCCATTCTTCAATGCCATTGACTTCTTCTTTTGCAATGGCCAGTTTGATTCCTGTGACAGGGTGAAAATCTATATCCTTTTTCATGATTTTAGTTGATTGATTTAGGATGCAAGACCCAAGACTTAGGACTTAAAACTTTAAAAACAAGACGTTTTGTCAGCCGTTCAGACTTGTTATTCGAATTTTATTTCGAAAAGCTTATTTCAAAGTAATTCTAACTTCAAATCAGCTCCATTTCAAACAGATCAGCTATATGTTTTTTTACTTTTTCTTTGACTTCATTTTCATCAATTGCTTTTCCCAGCTCCAGATGCATAGACGTAACTGCTTTATCAGGGATACCGCAAGGTACAATATTGTTGAAGTAATCGATATTGGCATTGATGTTAAATGCAAAGCCATGCATGGTCACCCATCTGCTGGATTTGACCCCCATGGCACATATTTTTCTAGGATTTTTTTGTTCTACAGTATCTAACCAAACACCTGTAAGTCCATCAATTCTTCCGGCTTCAATACCATATTCCGCCAAAGTTAAAATAATGGCTTCTTCCAAAAGCCTGAGGTATTTATGGATGTCTGTAAAAAAATTTTCCAGATCAAGAATAGGATACCCCACCAATTGACCAGGACCATGATAAGTAATATCTCCTCCCCGGTTGATTTTGTAGAAAGTAGCCTGCTTTTCCGCAAGACCCGCCTCATCGAGTAAAAGATGGGACAATTCCCCGCTTTTTCCCAGCGTGTATACATGAGGATGCTCTACAAACAGCAGGTAGTTTTCAGTTACCTCCTGTTCTTCAGGAGTAAGTTTCCTGTTTTGGATTTTTTTATTTACTATTTGGGCGAAAATTTCCTCCTGAAAATCCCAGGTTTCTTTGTAATCTTTAGTTCCCAGGTCTAGAAATTTTACTTTTTTATTGATAACTTGATTCACAGTTTTTCCTTGATGTGATAAAAAAACGCCTTTTTTAGCACAATGGTTCTTTGAACTGGGAAAGACGTCAGATTTTTGATCTTTTGACTTTTCAAAATTAAACAATATTTGTCATGGCAGAGCACACTCAAAAAGGAAAGCTGGCCGAGGAGCTGGCGAAAGATTGGCTGATAGGTAGAGGGTATGAATTTATGGAGGCCAATTATAGGTACAAACATGCTGAAATAGACCTGATCTTTAAACATAAAGGATTATTGGTATTTGTAGAAGTCAAGTTCCGTTCAGGAACAGGCTATGGCTATGCCGAAGAGTTTGTTGACTTTACCAAGCGAAAATTAATCGTCAAAGCTGCCGACCAATTCATTCACGAAAAAGATTGGCATTATGACATCCGCTTTGATATTGTGGGAGTTTATAAAGACAAAAGTGGACACTTTCACTTTAAGCAGTTTGAAGACGCCTTTTATTAGGAAAGTGAGGAGATGTCTAATTAGCCTTGATGGCCATATACATCTCCTCCCATCGGAGGCAAGACCTTTCGCCGGGCAAATCCGGATAGGATTTATTTTTAGCCTAAATATGTGAGATGGGTAGTGCAATGACTCCCAAAAATCAAATATTAGGTTTGAATTTTTCGATATAGTTTTCAACTGGTGGCAAGGATTGAAGATAAGCAAAAATGGCCTCTAAATCACTTTCCCTCATGCCGGCATACATCATCCAGGGCATGATAGTCTGGAAATCATCTGCTCCCACCTGACTTCGACAGTCGTCAGTCCCATTTTTACATAAAGTATTGAAATATAGATCATTATAATTTTCAGATTCTCAATTTGGGTGTCCCGGGGTGGTTTTTTGTACTTTTAGGCATGTTTGTTCGGAGAAAACCCAATAAAAGTGGCAAGATCAGTGTTCAGGTAATTGAGAAGATCAAAGGTAAAAGCAAGGTTGTAAAAACGATCGGAAGCAGTTCTGATCGATCTGAGGTTGAAAGACTTTTTATTCTTGGGGAGGAATGGATAAAAAACCATAAAGGAGCACTTGAAATCCCCTTCAGTGATGAAGAACGGATTGCCGATTCTGTTCTGGAAAGTGTTGAAAACATCACTGTTTCAGGTACCGAGCTGCTTTTGGACAGGATTTTCAATGATATTGGGTTCAGCGCAATCCAAGATGATATCTTCAGGTGGCTGGTATATTCCAGGATCTGTTTTCCTGCCAGCAAGCTTAAAACCTGTGATTACCTGCTCACCTACCACGGCCTCGAATTCCAGGTTCAGGACCTTTACAGGTACATGGACAAGCTTTACAACAACTATAAGGAAACGGTCCAGCTGATCAGCTTTGAACATACCAAGAGAATACTCGGAGGGAGTATCAATATCGTTTTCTATGATGTTACTACGCTTTATTTTGAAGTGGATCATGAAGATGATCTTAGAAAGAGTGGTTTTTCCAAGGAGGGAAAGCATCAAAATCCACAGATTGTTTTGGGTCTGCTGGTTGGACTAGAGGGATATCCTCTGGCTTATGAGATTTTTGAGGGAAACAAGTTTGAAGGGCATACGATGATCCCTGTGATAGAAGCTTTTAGAAAGAAGTATAGCTTACCTGCTCCGATTGTTGTTGCCGATTCAGGTTTACTGTCAAAAAGCAATGTAAAAGAGTTACGGGACAACGGTTACGAGTTTATTCTGGGAGCAAGGCTGAAAGCTTCCCCTGATAAAAGTAAAGAGAGGATATTGGCTTTTGAACTTGAAAACGGCGAGAGCAGGCTGCTGGATTGGGAGGACGGGCTCAGAATGGTTGTCAGTTATTCAGACAGAAGAGCCAAAAAAGACAGGATCAACAGGGAGAAAGGTCTTAAAAAGCTCGAGAAACAGTTAAAATCAGGAAAGCTCAACAAAAGCCACATCAACAACAGGGGCTATAACAAGTATCTTAAAATGGAAGGGGAGGTAAAGATTGCCCTTGATATTGAAAAGTTTGAACAGGATGGGAAATGGGACGGTCTCAAAGGGTATATTACCAACACAAACCTTGACAAAGACGAGGTCATTGAGAATTACAACAACCTTTGGAAAATAGAAAAGGCCTTCAGGATAACCAAAAATGAAATCAAAGTCAGGCCTGTTTTCCATTATAAACAACGCAGGATCGAAGCACATATAAGCATCGCATTCGTCGCTTACAAAGTGTTTAAGGAACTGGAAAGGCAGTAATTGGAAAAAGGACCAAAACTTTCTCCTCAGAAAGCCATAGAAATAGCAAAAGGGATTTACACTGTTGAAATACAGCTCAAATCTTCAGGTAAAAAGCTGAGAAAGACCCTATTTTTGAACGAAAGTCAACAAAAACTCGCAAAAATGTTCGGTTTTTGATTTTGGGTGTCCCAGTGTCGAAGTCAGGAAAAAGGAAAGCTGGCCGAGGAGCTGGCGAAAGATTGGCTGATAGGTAGAGGGTATGAATTTATGGAGGCCAATTATAGGTACAAACATGCTGAAATAGACCTGATCTTTAAACATAAAGGATTATTGGTATTTGTAGAAGTCAAGTTCCGTTCAGGAACAGGCTATGGCTATGCCGAAGAGTTTGTTGACTTTACCAAGCGAAAATTAATCGTCAAAGCTGCCGACCAATTCATTCACGAAAAAGATTGGCATTATGACATCCGCTTTGATATTGTGGGAGTTTATAAAGACAAAAGTGGACACTTTCACTTTAAGCAGTTTGAAGACGCCTTTTATTAGGAAAGTGAGGAGATGTCTAATTAGCCTTGATGGCCATATACATCTCCTCCCATCGGAGGCAAGACCTTTCGCCGGGCAAATCCGGATAGGATTTATTTTTAGCCTAAATATGTGAGATGGGTAGTGCAATGACTCCCAAAAATCAAATATTAGGTTTGAATTTTTCGATATAGTTTTCAACTGGTGGCAAGGATTGAAGATAAGCAAAAATGGCCTCTAAATCACTTTCCCTCATGCCGGCATACATCATCCAGGGCATGATAGTCTGGAAATCATCTGCTCCCACTTTTTCAGGAACATAATGCTCACCATACATTTTAAATCTTTGGACAAACATTTCTTTTGTCCAATTTCCCAAACCGCTTGGATGGGGCGTGAGGTTGGAGGTTGTCAAAGTACCGTTTGGCATTTCAAATGACCTTCCCCCGGCCAATCGTTCACCCGTATAGCTTCCATTTTCGAATTTGGTGTGGCAATCAGCGCAGGCAGAGGCATTGACCAAATACCCTCCATATGCTACTAAATCTGATGGATCCGGTTTTTTGGTCAGCTGTGCTTTTGCCGGCATTGTCCTCAAAATGAAGTTGAATGGGAAATCGGCCTTTGATTTAGGATGGGCGGTTTCAACTGGCTCTAGAGTCCGTAAATAAGCAATTACGGCCTCGATATCCTCTTGATCGATCAAGCCATAACTGTGATAGGGCATTACAGGGAAAATGGGGGAGCCATCTTTTCTTACACCAGTAGTTATCAGTCTAAAAATCTCGCCATCCGTCCAGTCTCCTATACCAAATGGAGTGATATTGGCGGAAATAAAGACTCCGGGGAAGCCCATGGTCTGGTCAAATCTTTCTCCTCCTGTCATTTCCGTACCGGGAACTGGTGGGCCGGAAAACAGACTGAAATCCCTGACCGAATGGCAGTCAGCACATAACATGACATGATTAGCTAAATATTTTCCATGTGCTACTTTTTCAGGGGTTATTTCCACTTTAAGATCTTCGGGGGCAGGACCTACATTAGGAAGCGCCAAACTGATATAAGCCACAGCTATAATAATCAATGCTATCAGTCCGCTGGCAAAATAAGCCATGATCTTTAAAAACTTTTTCATAGGGGTTAAAAGGTTTTGTTGGTTAAATAATGAAACAAAGGTCAGTAATCGGCTCATGAAATGGGGGGTGTCCGAAAAGTCGAGACACCCTTTTTTTATTGTTGATTTTCTCTAAAATTATTATTTTAGAGTTGAACAAAATACAACAATGTCTAAGGTAGTTTTTAAAAATCAGACTGGCAATTGTCCAGAATTATTTCCGGCAAATATTTTTGATAAAATCCCTGATAACCACCCTGCTCGATTGGTTGACACTGTGGTTAACTCTTTGGATATCAGTGATATTATAAAGAGATACAAGGGAGGCGGTACATCAGCCTATCATCCACGAATGATGATTAAAGTGCTGTTCTACAGCTATTTATCCAATGTGTATTCATGTAGGAAAATAGCCAAAGCACTTAATGAGAACATACATTTCATGTTTATCTCAGGAAACTCAACCCCCGATTTCAGAACCATCAACGATTTCCGCGGTAAAATCTTAAAAGACTCCATCAAGACATTGTTTGCCGAAGTGGTAAAAATGCTTGTTGAGATGGGATATGTAAGCCTTGATGTACAATACATTGACGGAACCAAGATTGAAGCAAAATCCAATAAGTACACTTTTGTCTGGCGTAAGACAGTTGAAAAGCACAAAGAAAGGTTAGAAGGTAAGATCAAGAGTGTTTTATCAGATATCGAAGAAAGCATCCTATCAGATAATCAAGAAGTTAATCAAGAAGAATTGCCTAAAAAAATTGATTCTGAAGAATTAAGGGAGCGGCTTTCAGCCATAAATAAAAAGCTAAAAGAGCCTTCAAAGAAGATTGCTAAGGAGCTTCAAAAACTTCAGGAAGAACATCTTCCCAAGCTGGAGAAGTATGAAAAAGACCTGGAGATTTTGGGGGATAGAAATTCGTACAGTAAGACAGATCATGATGCCACATTCATGAGAATGAAAGAGGACCACATGAAAAACGGACAACTAAAACCCGCTTACAATCCTCAGATATCAACTGAAAATCAATTCATTACCCATGCTACTATCCACCAAACAGCAGGGGATACCACCACTTTAAAATCCCACTTGGACAGTTTTGAAAAATCGTATAGTAAACAAAGTAAAGAGATAGTAGCTGATGCAGGATACGGCAGTGAGGAGAATTATGAAATGCTTGAAAAAAAGGGAGTTGATGCCTATGTGAAATACAATTACTTCCACATGGAGCAAAAGAAGAAGACAAAGAACAATCCTTTTCTTCCCCAAAATCTTTTCTACAATGCAGCGCAAGATTTTTACGTATGCCCCATGGGACAGCGGATGGAGAATGTTGGACAA
This Cecembia calidifontis DNA region includes the following protein-coding sequences:
- the rnr gene encoding ribonuclease R, whose product is MGRKSNNRGQQGKKKGGKIMDSAQLARKILNFLDNNFGKEFNAKQIIKKLEIRDSLTKGAVEPVMHKLAAAGSISKSPRNYFASIKEPEFIEGEVDYVNPRFAYIRPDAKYDMEEDILVKEADLKHALDGDRVRVMVYPSKGSSGRIEGKVLEIVQRLRDEFVGRVEISPRFAFVVPDFKKMHHDVFVHKGDLKGAEHNQKVVVKITEWREEDKNPTGKIVRVLGKAGEHEVEIHSIMAEFGLPFEYPQEPVAEAEAIPDEIPLEEIKNRRDMREVPTFTIDPVDAKDFDDAISYRKLENGNFEIGVHIADVTHYVKPKTKLEQEAYDRATSVYLVDRTIPMLPERLSNGLCSLRPNEDKLTFSCVFEMDENADVLNYWIGRTVTHSNRRFAYEEAQENIDNQAGDFYQELTLLNELAKKLRKRRFDKGAINFETVEVKFKLDEKGKPLGLMVKERKDIHKLIEEFMLLANRTVAEFIYNRNKGKDTFVYRIHDYPDIEKLETFSNFAKKFGHDIKISEGTKISKVLNQLMDEIVGKPEQNILEQLAIRSMAKAKYTTEPKGHFGLAFKHYTHFTSPIRRYPDMMVHRLLQHYLDGGKSPDPEAWEEKCIHSSEREKRAADSERASIKYKQVEYMSLAEEKDYEGIITGVTEWGVYVEITETKCEGLVKVSEMNDDYYDFDEKNMRLIGSRNKKIITLGDKVMVRVVATDIDRRTIDLEFADNERKQKRRK
- the lysM gene encoding peptidoglycan-binding protein LysM; the encoded protein is MGIFSFIKGAGEKIFGKKEKEAPKEEIPTIRAAALLEHVKSLGLPFKRLKISVKDNMVTAEGEVEKQEHAEKIVLAIGNVEGVDQVENKMQVIEPAPQAQFHTVVSGDNLSKISKKFYGDPNKYMIIFEANKPMLTHPDKIYPGQVLRIPPLA
- a CDS encoding 3'-5' exonuclease yields the protein MSAFFNGLENILFLDIETASLEADFSSLPERMKSEWLKKENHIKSKAEEIEPGSLFFNKAGIYAEFGKVICIGVGYFHFMEESGKLEFRTKSFCADNEYDTLEGFVQLLGKKPWILCAHNGKEFDFPYLSRRILVNRLPLPEPLQIAGKKPWELRHLDTLELWKFGDYKHYTRLELLAAIFDIPTSKESIDGSQVNEAYYLQGNLQGIREYCLRDVWVTAQVYMAFQGLPPDMEVQVINKDAEPSG
- the lipB gene encoding lipoyl(octanoyl) transferase LipB yields the protein MNQVINKKVKFLDLGTKDYKETWDFQEEIFAQIVNKKIQNRKLTPEEQEVTENYLLFVEHPHVYTLGKSGELSHLLLDEAGLAEKQATFYKINRGGDITYHGPGQLVGYPILDLENFFTDIHKYLRLLEEAIILTLAEYGIEAGRIDGLTGVWLDTVEQKNPRKICAMGVKSSRWVTMHGFAFNINANIDYFNNIVPCGIPDKAVTSMHLELGKAIDENEVKEKVKKHIADLFEMELI
- a CDS encoding YraN family protein, with product MAEHTQKGKLAEELAKDWLIGRGYEFMEANYRYKHAEIDLIFKHKGLLVFVEVKFRSGTGYGYAEEFVDFTKRKLIVKAADQFIHEKDWHYDIRFDIVGVYKDKSGHFHFKQFEDAFY
- a CDS encoding YraN family protein, encoding MSQCRSQEKGKLAEELAKDWLIGRGYEFMEANYRYKHAEIDLIFKHKGLLVFVEVKFRSGTGYGYAEEFVDFTKRKLIVKAADQFIHEKDWHYDIRFDIVGVYKDKSGHFHFKQFEDAFY
- a CDS encoding c-type cytochrome, translating into MKKFLKIMAYFASGLIALIIIAVAYISLALPNVGPAPEDLKVEITPEKVAHGKYLANHVMLCADCHSVRDFSLFSGPPVPGTEMTGGERFDQTMGFPGVFISANITPFGIGDWTDGEIFRLITTGVRKDGSPIFPVMPYHSYGLIDQEDIEAVIAYLRTLEPVETAHPKSKADFPFNFILRTMPAKAQLTKKPDPSDLVAYGGYLVNASACADCHTKFENGSYTGERLAGGRSFEMPNGTLTTSNLTPHPSGLGNWTKEMFVQRFKMYGEHYVPEKVGADDFQTIMPWMMYAGMRESDLEAIFAYLQSLPPVENYIEKFKPNI
- a CDS encoding IS1182 family transposase; translation: MSKVVFKNQTGNCPELFPANIFDKIPDNHPARLVDTVVNSLDISDIIKRYKGGGTSAYHPRMMIKVLFYSYLSNVYSCRKIAKALNENIHFMFISGNSTPDFRTINDFRGKILKDSIKTLFAEVVKMLVEMGYVSLDVQYIDGTKIEAKSNKYTFVWRKTVEKHKERLEGKIKSVLSDIEESILSDNQEVNQEELPKKIDSEELRERLSAINKKLKEPSKKIAKELQKLQEEHLPKLEKYEKDLEILGDRNSYSKTDHDATFMRMKEDHMKNGQLKPAYNPQISTENQFITHATIHQTAGDTTTLKSHLDSFEKSYSKQSKEIVADAGYGSEENYEMLEKKGVDAYVKYNYFHMEQKKKTKNNPFLPQNLFYNAAQDFYVCPMGQRMENVGQGKRTSSNGYVSQVTYYQAKNCEGCPLRAQCHKATGNRRIEVNHRLNFLKQQAKEKLMNKKGLEHRSKRPIEAEAAFGQLKSNNKFNRFTLTGLEKVELEFLLMAIGHNLRKMVAKSMHSGLKLSKKSSLGYKPYNSRPVFYVPKENSNQRSLVMALDFQNQKIAA